The Takifugu rubripes chromosome 16, fTakRub1.2, whole genome shotgun sequence genome contains the following window.
TATTGTGATGAGTGTTTTCATGTTGGATTATTGATCAACGATGTCTTTATTGGTTAAACTGATTTATTATGAAGCTCATCAAATGATGGAAAATCTCAAAGAAATAgaattttgtcatttttccaTTCTTATGGTTCCATTGAATTTTGCATTTATCTGACCGATACTTATTGGTGTCATTGCAGGACTACATGATGCAGCAGACGATGTTGAGGGTTAAAAATCCGGCCGCATCTCTGGACTTCTACACTCGAGTCCTCGGCATGACGTCCGTAATCTCTcaatttttcctcttttttcaggCATTTCTGTGTGATTTTCTGGGATCAAACCACCTCCAGATTACAGATATAATCTGATATCATCTGAGAACAACCGAACATCTGTTTTCCAGCTTGTTGCAGAAGATCGACTTCCCATCGATGCGATTCACCCTGTACTTCCTGGGTTACGAGGAAAGATCAGACATCCCAGCTGATATCAAAGAAAGGACGGCGTGGACGTTTTCCCGACGAGCAACGTTGGAGCTGACGCAGTGCGTACGAGCACGGAGAAGCCGTGTGATTCTCTACGCTGATGAtcaatgcttttatttctgtgtcTGACAGCAACTGGGGCTCCGAGCTGGATCAATCCTTGTCGTACCACAACGGCAACAAACAACCGCTGGGCTTCGGTGAGACGCTGACAACAACTTTAACTGTCAGGACATGGCTTTTCTGTCAgatgtttatattttttttaacatggaAAGAGCTTTTACTAGTTCTACTACTATTATCAGTGAGGAGGAAAATGATTTAACCATTGTCAAATCAACTGGAGCTCCTCTAAACCTGTGGTTCATGCTGAAATGTTATTTGTTTCAGGTCATATCGGTATTTCTGTTCCTGATGTTGATGATGCCTGTAAATACTTTGAGAAAGAAAAAGTTACATTTGTGAAGAGACCAGATTCAGGTAAGACAACAAAGTTGGCCTCGTAAGTAACTGTTGAATATCATATTT
Protein-coding sequences here:
- the LOC101077121 gene encoding lactoylglutathione lyase-like gives rise to the protein MASGDRPTDEEVVAACKEGNPVTKDYMMQQTMLRVKNPAASLDFYTRVLGMTLLQKIDFPSMRFTLYFLGYEERSDIPADIKERTAWTFSRRATLELTHNWGSELDQSLSYHNGNKQPLGFGHIGISVPDVDDACKYFEKEKVTFVKRPDSGKMKNLAFIQDPDGYWIEILSPGNMFPLMSP